DNA from Bradyrhizobium japonicum USDA 6:
CCGCATCAGATAATCCCGCAGCGCGTCGTAATCGTTCACAATCGTCCTCTCGTCCCAGCTCCGCTGCCCAAAAGCGATGCTTGCGGAAACCAATTCTTAACTCATTGCGGTCGCGCCGTCCCGGCTTAAACACTACGCAAGATTTCGGGCGCATCCACTAGTGTCGGGAGCAATCGATGCTATCTGGATGGCGCGACGTCATGACCCGGCAGCCGTGGCGGATTTCGGCGAAGCTGCTGATCATATCGTCCGTCGTGACGGTGATCGGCTTTTCCGCCATTTGCGTCAACGTCATGCTGGACATGCGCCGCGGCGAGGAGGCCCTCGCGCGCCAGACGCTGGACAATCTGGCCACCTCCATCGAAGCAGACATCAGCCGCAACATCGAGATCTACGATCTCTCCCTGAAGGCGGTCGCCAGCAACATGCTGCTGCCTGAGATCAACGCGGTCTCGAAGCCGATCCGTCACCTGATCCTGTTCGACCACGCCACCACGGCGCGGCACTTCGGCGCCATCCAGGTGTTCGATGCCGAAGGCAGGCTGACCATCGACGCCTCCACGCTCGATCCCCCGCCGGAGAACCGGAGCGAGGAGGATTACTTCAGGGTTCATCGCGACGATCCCGACGCCGGCCTCTTCATCAGCCGTCCGATGCTGTTCCGCGGCGCCTATTCCATCGTGCTGAGCCGGCGCATCAGCGATACCGACGGCGGCTTCCTGGGGGTCGTCACCGGCTCGATCCGCTTCAGCTATTTCCACGAATTGTTCGAGCGCCTGAACCTCGATCCCGATGATACCATCACCGTGCTGAGGCGCGATCGCACCATCATGATGCGGCGGCCGTTCGATCTCGACGTCATCGGCAAGAATCTGGGGACACAGCAGAGCTGGAAGGCCGACAATCTCAAGGCCGGCGGGTCCTACGCGGGCCAGGGCCCGGTGGACGCGACGCCGCGCCTCTACGTCCGCAGCACCGGCCCGGGTCCGCTCTTCGTGGTGGCAGGCAAGCCGCTCGCCGCCGTGTTCGAGCTCTGGCAGAAGGAAGCCTACCGCATCGGCGCGGTGGTCCTGGCGCTCATCCTGTTCATGCTGGCCTCGACGCTGGTGCTCGCCCGCGAGATCAGCCGGCGCGCCGAAGCCGAGCGCAAGCTCGAGGAGATGGCGACGACGGACGCGCTCACCGGCCTGAAGAACCGCCGCAAGTTCGACCAGGTCATCGACGCCGAATGGCGCCGCGCGATGCGCCAGAAGACGCCGGTCGCACTGCTGATGATCGATGCCGATCACTTCAAGGCCTACAACGACACGTTCGGCCATCAGGCCGGCGACCAGGTGCTGGTCGGCATCGCGATCTGCATTTCCGATTCGGTGCGGCGGTCCGGCGACTGCGCCGCGCGCTATGGCGGCGAGGAATTCGCGGTGCTGCTGCCGAACACGTCGGCCGCCGAGGCCTTCAATATCGCCGAGACGATCCGCGGCAAGGTGCAGGGCTGGTCCGACGACCAGGCGACGTCGACGGTCTCCTGCGGCATTGCAGGCTTGGTTCCGACCACCGGCCTGGACTGGCCGGTCCTGGTCGCCGCCGCCGACAAGGCGCTCTATGCGGCGAAAGCCGGCGGCCGCAACCAGTCCGTGGTCGCCAGCCTTCCGAAGCTGTCGCTGGTGGCGTGAGGCCTCAGTGTCGTCCCCGCGAACGCGGGGACCCATACCGCGGAATCTATCGATCGTTGCCGGCAGCAGTACCGAACGGCGAGTCTTCGCCAAACTACTCCCTGTGATGATGGGTCCCGGATCTGCGCTTCGCTTGTCCGGGACGACACCGAGAGTGTGGCTATTACTGCCCCAGATACTTCTTCATCTCCGCAATCAGCCCATCACGCAGTTCCGGCCGCTTCAGGCCGTAGGCGATGTTGGCGCGGAGGAAGCCGGGCTTGGAGCCGCAATCATGGCGCTCGCCCTCGAACTCGACGCCGTAGAATTTCTGCGACTTGGCGAGGCCGATCATGGCGTCGGTGAGCTGGATCTCGCCGCCGGCGCCGCGCTCCTGGGTCTCCAGGATCTTGAAGATCTCCGGCTGGAGGATATAGCGGCCGGTGATGGAGAGGTTGGAGGGCGCGGTACCCTTGGCCGGCTTCTCGACCATACCGTCGACCTCGAACATCTTGCCGGTGCGCTTGCCGACGCCGCAGATGCCGTATTGATGGGTGAGATGGTCGGGCACCGCCTCGACCGCGATGACGTTGGATTTTTCGCCGAGCGTTGAAGCCGTCTCGATCATCTGCTTCAGGCAGCCGGTCGTGTTGAGCACGAGCTCGTCGGGCAGCACGACCGCGAACGGCTCGTTGCCGACGATGTCGCGCGCGCACCAGACCGCGTGGCCGAGGCCGAGCGGCGCCTGCTGGCGGGTGAAGCTGACGGCGCCGGCCTCCGGCTGGTTCTGCGCCAGGATGTCCTGCTCGGCCTTCTTGCCGCGCGCGGCGAGCGTCGCGTCGAGCTCGAACATCTTGTCGAAATGATCTTCGATGACGTTTTTGTTGCGGCCGGTGACGAAGATGAAATGCTCGATGCCGGCTTCCCTCGCCTCGTCATAGACGTACTGGATCAGCGGCTTGTCGACGATGGTCAGCATTTCCTTCGGCATCGCCTTGGTGGCGGGCAGGACGCGGGTGCCGAGGCCGGCGACGGGGAATACGGCTTTGCGAATTTTCATGGGACAGATCGAATACCTGAGGACGTGAAGGGAGCAATGGTATCTTGCTAGCTTGTTTGCAGCCGCTAACAAAGGCGGATGTGGGGCCTCGCGCTCACAGAGTTGAGAAAAAGGCCGACACCAAAATTTCACCTTTGTTAAGCTATTGGCAACCGGTACCGGGCCTCCTGAAGGCGGGGATTTTCGGCCGGACAGGTAGGGTATGATGCAATCAGTGGCAGCGCCGGCGAAACGTGCTGGATTTGTGACCGGCGCAATGATGCTTGCGACCGCTGTGCTGCTGCCTGTCAGCGCGAACGCCCAGGCGCAGAACGGCTTGTCGAACCTGTTCGGCGGCATTTTCTCCGGCCCGAATCCGGCGCCCTCGCAAGCCCCGCCCGGCCCCGGCGGCGCGCTGCCCTGGACCGGCGAGGACGGCGCCTCCGGTCATCCGCTGATGACGGCCGCCGCGATCCGCGAGGCGGCCGCCAACTTCAACAATTGCGTCGCGGGGATGTGGCCCGATGCCGCACGCCGCAACATCACGCAGGAGAATTTCCAGCGCTTCACGGCCGGGCTCACACCCGATCTACGCATCATGGACCTGATGGATTCGCAGCCGGAGTTCACCAAGTCGATCTGGGATTATCTCGACATCCTCGTGAACGACAACCGCCTCGCCAAGGGTCGCGAGGTCCTCGCCAAATACAAGGCGCAGTTCGACGCCACCGAAAAGGCCACCGGCGTCGACCGCTATATTATCGCCTCGATCTGGGGCATCGAGTCCAATTACTCGACGCAGATGGGCGACCGCAGCGTGCTGCAGTCGACCGCGACGCTCGCCTGCATCGGCCGCCGCCAGGCCTATTTCAAGGACGAGTTTCTCTCCGCGCTGGAGATCCTCAACCGCGGCGATCTCAGGCCTGAGCAGATGCGCGGCTCCTGGGCCGGTGCCTTCGGCCCGACCCAGTTCATGCCGACCGCGTTCAAGCGCTTTGCCGTGGATGGCGATGGCGACGGACGGCGCGACGTCGTCGACAATCCCAGTGATCTGATCGCCTCGACCGCCAACAATCTGAAGAAGGACGGCTGGCAGGCCGGCCAGACCTGGGGCTACGAGGTCGTGGTGCCCCAGGGCTTCAACTACATGCTGGCCGATCGCGCCAAGGCGATGACGATGGCGCAGTGGGAGAAGCTCGGGCTCAAGCGCCCGGCCAACCAGCCCTTCCCGCATCCGGCCGAGAAAGCCTATCTGCTGGCGCCCGCCGGGGCGCAGGGCCCGGGCTTCCTGATGCTGCAGAATTACCGCGTCATCATGAAGTACAACCCGGCCGAGGCCTATGCGCTGGCGATCGGCCATTTCGCCGACCGCCTGCGCGGCGGCCAGCCCTTCGTGCAGCCCTGGCCGCGGCAGGAGCGCGAGCTGTCCCGCACCGAGCGGCTGGAACTCCAGCAGCTGCTGGCCCAGCGCGGCTTCTACAAGGGCACCCCGGACGGCCAGTTCGGCGGCCAGACCCGGGAGGCGCTGCGCAATTTCCAGGCCTCGATCGGGGTCCCCGCCGACGGATTTGCCTCCTCCGACGTGCTGGATCGGCTCCGAGGACGGTAAAACCGCCCCGAAAGTAGCCCTGAACAGGGATTTTGCCCGATCGCCTTGACCGGGACGGCTGTTCCCCGGTGTATGGCAGAAGAATCTGCAAAGAGAATCTGCCCGTTGGGCGCCCAATTCCGTTATTATATCGAGCCTGTCCCAATTCCCCATTGCGCGTGCCTGAGATCGCATGTCGAAGCCAAAGTCTTTCTTCAAGGCGCTGACCGAGACCGGCCCGTTGATCGCGCTGGGGACGGCGCTTGCGATCCTGGTCTCGGTCGCGGGACCCGCCTCGGCGCAGTTCTTCAACTTCCCCGGCTTCGGCGGCCCGCCGCAGCGGCAGGCCCCGCCACCGCGGAACGGCGGAGGCGGCGGCTGGTTCGGCGGCGACTTCTTCGCGCCATTCCAGCAGCAACAGCCGCAGGCGCCGCGCCAGGATTTTTCGCGCGCGCCGGCACCTAGCAAGCGCGACACCACGCCCGACAAGAATGTGCTGGTGATCGGCGACGCCATGGCCGACTGGCTCGCCTACGGCCTCGAAGACGCCTACACCGAGCAGCCCGACATGGGCGTGATCCGCAAGCACAAGACCACGTCCGGGCTGATCAAGTACCAGCCGAAGGGTGAGCCCGCGGACTGGGCAGCGGCAGCGAAGGGCATCCTCGAGACCGAGAAGCCCGACGTCATCGTCGTCATGCTCGGCCTCAACGACCGCATCTCGATCCGCGAGGCCGCGCCCGACAAGGCGACGGACAAGGACAAGAAGAACGATAAGGGCGCGCGCGCCAAGCCGCAAGGCAAGCCAGGCGACAAGGCCGGCGACGCCAAACCTGATTCCGCCGCCAAGCCGGATGACAAGCCCGCCGACGCCGACCTGCCGCAGGACGACGCCGACAACGCCGACACCCCGGCGGCCGCAGCGCCCGAGAAGACCGCGCGCAACCCGAACGGCCTCTACGAATTCCGCGACGAGCGCTGGGTCGAGCTCTACGGCAAGAAGATCGAGGAGCTGGCCAACGTCCTTAAATCCAAGGGCGTGCCGGTGCTCTGGGTCGGCCTGCCCGCGATCCGCGGCCCCAAGGGCACGGCGGACATGCTGTTCCTGGATTCGCTCTATCGCGAAGGCGCGGCCAAGGCCGGCATCACCTATGTCGATGTCTGGGACGGCTTTGTCGACGAAGCCGGCCGCTTCCTCCAGAAGGGCCCGGACTTCGAAGGCCAGATCCGCCAGCTCCGCAGCTATGACGGCGTCTATTTCACAAAGGCCGGCGCACGCAAGCTCGCCCACTATGTCGAGCGTGAGATCACGCGCCTGCTCGCCGGACGCTCCGGCCCGATTGCGTTGCCGAGCGAGCCTGCGACCCCCGACACCAGCGCCGAGCCCGGCAAGCCCGCGCCGCGGCCGCTGGCGGGACCGATCGTGCCGCTGGTGGCAGCTTCGATCTCGACCGATCAATTGCTGGGCGGACCGGGTTCGCGTCCCGCCGCGGTCGATGCGCTCGCCGCGAAGACGATGGTGAAGGGTGAGCCACTGGCCGCGCCCGCCGGCCGTGCCGATGATTATGCCTGGCCGCGCCGCGAAGTCGGCCGCGAGCAGGCCAAGGGCGATACGCCGATGGCTACGACGACGCCGGATGGTGGTGCTGCTGCTCCCGGTGTGCCAAGCGCTGCCGCCGCGATCGCGCCGCCCAGACTCGCGCCGAAGAAGCCGCCGGTGGTGCAGCAGCCGCAGCAGCCGGCCCAGGCATCGCCGTCGTTCCGCGATTTCTTCGGCTTCGGCTCTCCGCAGCCGCCGCCGCGTCAATTCGCGCCGGCGCCGCGCAATCCGTATCCCAATCCCGCGATCCCGCGCCCGCCTGGTAACGTCGGGCGATCGGCGGAGATGTTCAGGTAGTTTTTCTGAATTGAGATCTCGTGTCCCGGACGCGCTGCAGCGTGTAACGCTGCTGCGCAGAGCCGGGATCGAGCATTGCAACACTCACAAAAGCGGGCCCCGGCTCAGCAAAGCGGCGTTACCGGACGATGCTACGCATCGCCCAGGCTGCATTGCGTCCGGGGCACGAGAGACGGGAGCTTTGGCTCAGCCGTAATAGCGCCAGCGCGGCGGCGGGCGACGGGCCGGACGCGACATCAGAAGCGCGAGTGCGAAGCCGATCCCGCCGGCGATCAGCAGCGCACCGAGCGGATTGTCCTGTACCTTCTTGGCAAGCGCCTGCGAACCGTCACGCAAGGTCTCGGCCGGCTTATCGTAGGCATCCTTGGCGTAGCCCGCCGCCGTCTCGCCGGCGTCGCGCACGGCATCCTTGGCCTGGCCGTAGAGGTTCTGCACGGTGCCGGCGGCTTCCCGCGCCTTTCCTGACGCCTGTGTCTGCGCATCGCCAGCGAGATCACCGACGGCGCTTTCTGCGCGCCCAGCGAATTCCTTGGCCGATCCGACGATCCGATCCTTGTCCATGTTGCTCCTCCTCGGGGGTCAGCCCAAGTAACCGATCAGGAGCAGCGCGGTTCCAAGCTTCTGCGAAAGTGTGTAGGCCGGATTGCGCTCCCGCCTGCGCTCTTCGGGCTACGGCGGGCCGGTCGCGGCATCCGGGCTACAGGATGAGCCCGCCATCGACCACCAGCGTCTGGCCAATGATGTAGGACGACAGCGGCGAGGCCAGGAACAGCGCCGCGCCCGCCATGTCAGCCGGCGTGCCCAATCGCCGCAGCGGAATGCGTGACAACGCACCTTCGAGCCGCTTGGGATTGTCGGTGGTCACCTTCGTCATCTTGGTGTCGACGAGGCCGGGCGCGATACCGTTGACGCGGATGCCATCCTCGGCCCAGGCCTCGCCCAGCGTCCGCGTCAATCCGACTGCGCCGGTCTTCGAGGCGTTGTAGGCGGGATTGCCCATGGTGGAATGATAGGCTGCGGTCGAGGACACCATGATCAGCGCGCCCTTGCTATCGCGCAGCATGGAGTGAAACCGCGTCGCGCAGGCCATCAGGCTCATCAGATTGACCTCGACGACCTTGCGGAAGCCGGCCATCTCGAACTCACCGCGGCGATAGAGCACCGCGCCCTGCGCGAGCACGAGCACATCGAGATGATCGAAGGACGGTGTGAACGCTTCCACCGCGCCGGCGTTGCCGACGTCGAGCTGTGCATAGGAAAGACCCGTGAGATCGGAGCCTTCTTGCGCCGAATATTCCGCGGGATGAGCACGCGTGCCGCAGACCGCAACAGCGGCACCCCTGGCACGAAAGGCTTGCGCGATGCCGTTGCCGATGCCGCTGGACCCGCCGACCACCAGCACCTGCTTGCCTGAGAAATCGAGCTCGTTCGCCATCGCGGCCTCCCCTTTTGTTTTGCTTGTTTGACCTGTCTGCGGATCGATGCCAGCCTTGTCCATCTCATAACAAGAAACAAGAGACGCGAGGAAACGGCATGTCCGAATTCAAGGAGCTCAGCCGGTCGGTGAAGGGCCTGACCGTTCTCGTCACGGGCGCGGCGAGCGGCATGGGGCGCGCGACCGCGCGCGTGTTCGCCGCTGAAGGCGCGAACGTCGCCGTCACCGACTTTGATGAACAGGGCGCGCTGTCCGTTGCCAAGGAGATTGCCGCGAACGCCGGATCAGCGAAGGCGTGGAAGCTCGATGTCGCCGATGGCGGCGAGATCAAGCGCGTGGTTGGCGAGGTCGCGGCGCATTTCGGCGGGCTCGACATCATCGTCAACAATGCCGGCATCTCCGTGCGCGTCGCGATCGACGACGAGGCTTACGAAGATGCCTGGGCCAGGGGCATCGCGGTCATGCTGACGGCGCATCCGCGCATCATCCGCGCTGCGCTGCCACACCTGCGCAAGTCGAAGAGCCCGCGCATCGTCAACATCGCCTCGACCGAGGCGCTCGGCGCCACCGCATTGCACAGCCCCTATTCGGCAGCGAAGGGCGGTGTGGCGAGCCTCACGCGCTCGCTCGCCGTCGAGCTCGGCCGCGAGGGCATCACGGTCAACTGCATCTGCCCGGGCCCGATCCGCACCGCCATCACCGACCGCATCTCCGAAGAGCACAAGACCATCTACGCCAAGCGCCGCACCGCACTCGGCCGTTACGGCGACCCCGAGGAGGTCGCGCATATGACGCTGAGCCTGTGCCTGCCGGCGGCGTCTTTCCTCACCGGCGCGGTGATCCCTGTCGACGGAGGCCTGATGGCGCGCAACGCGTGAGAGCCATAACGCTTGAGAGATATGCGCGCCGAGCGTTGACAACGCCGGTCGCGGGAGTAGCTTTTTCACCGGCAGAGCGGGACCAACCGCTCGCGGTTCGCGGGAGAAACACCATGACGATCGCCATCCGGCAGCTTCAGAAACATTTTGTCGGCGAGGTTTCCGGCCTCGACCTGCAAAAGCCTCTCACCGAGGCCGAGGCGCGCGAGGTCGAGGCTGCCATGGACAAATATGCGGTGCTGGTCTTCCACGACCAGGACATCACCGACGAGCAGCAGATGGCCTTCGCGCTGAATTTCGGCCAGCGCGAGGACGCGCGCGGCGGCACCGTGACCAAGGAGAAGGACTACCGGCTCCAATCGGGCCTCAACGACGTCTCCAATCTCGGCAAGGATGGCAAGCCGCTGGCGAAGGACAGCCGCGCGCATCTGTTCAATCTCGGCAACTGCCTGTGGCATTCCGACAGCTCGTTTCGCCCGATCCCCGCGAAATTCTCGCTGCTGTCGGCGCGGGTGGTGAACCCGAAGGGCGGCAATACCGAGTTCGCCGACATGCGCGCGGCCTATGACGCGCTCGATGACGACACCAAGGCGGAGATCGAGGATCTCGTCTGCGAGCACTCGCTGATGTATTCGCGGGGATCGCTCGGCTTCACCGAGTACACCGACGACGAAAAGCAGATGTTCAAGCCGGTGCTGCAACGGCTGGTGCGGACGCACCCAGTGCATCGCCGCAAGTCGCTCTATCTTTCATCGCATGCCGGCAGAATCGTCAGCATGAGCGTCCCCGAAGGCCGGCTGCTGCTGCGCGATCTGAACGAGCATGCGACGAACGCAGAGTTCGTCTACGTCCACAAATGGAAGCTGCATGATCTCGTGATGTGGGACAACCGCCAGACCATGCATCGCGTCCGCCGCTACGACCAGTCCCAGCCCCGCGACATGCGCCGCGCGACGGTGGCGGGGACAGAGCCGACGGTACAGCAGCAGGCGGCGGAATAGGCGTCACACCCCGTCGGACGTGGTCATCGCCCGGTTTGACCGGGCGATCCAGTACTCCGAGACGGTTGTGATGGAATCGATAGGCCGCGGCGTACTGGATGCCCCGGTCCCGGCTCCGCCAAGGCTACGCCGGGCCACAAGCTCGCTGGGCCGCCGAAGCTTCAGCGAAGGCGGCAAGCCGGGGCACGACAGCGGAGGGTGGCGCAGGACACCGCAAACCGTCGCAGCAGCTGCTATACGGCTACGCGTGTCCCGCCTCGTTGGAAAGCATCCCGGGATCGATGCCGATCTTGCGCAGCGCGCGGCCGTACTTCTCGTCGACATCGTCGCCGAAGATCAAATCCGAATCCGCATCGCAATGCAGCCAGCCATTGCTCTGGATTTCGGTCTCGAGCTGGCCCGGCGCCCAGCCGGCATAACCAAGCGCGAGGATGGCGTGCTTCGGGCCGGAGCCGTTGGCGATCGCCCGCAGGATGTCGACGGTCGCAGTGAGGCAGACGCCGTCGTCGATCCGGAGCGTCGCGTTCTCGATGTAGAAATCGCTGGAATGCAGCACGAAGCCGCGGCCGGTATCGACCGGCCCGCCGCGCAGCACCTTCATGCTTTCGGCGTTCTCCGGCAGCTTGATGTGCTCGCCCTTCTTGATGATGCCGAGCTGCTGCAGGAGCTCGGGGAAGTCGATGCTGCCGGCGGGATGATTGACGATGATGCCCATCGCGCCCTCGGCGGAATGCGCACAAAGATAGATCACCGAGCGCTCGAAGCGCTCATCACCCATCACGGGCATCGCGATCAGGAGCCGGCCGTCGAGATAACCGGCCGAGCTGGGGAGCGCGGGGGCCGCGCTGCGGGTGCTTTCGCCCGTCCTTTTGCCTGTGGGAGCCATCGGTGAAGCACTCCGGTTTCAATTCCTATCCTGATGTCGGGCCGGGCCGCTGTCAAATCAAGGCTTGCATGGACTTGATTCAGGTGCATCCATCACAAGCAATTCAATGGTTTGCCCAGGGGCGACCCTGTAAAGACGTGCCATGCTGACAAGAGTTCCCCTGCATGCGGCGATTGGCGTCGCAACAACCCTGCTTGCGT
Protein-coding regions in this window:
- a CDS encoding YqgE/AlgH family protein produces the protein MAPTGKRTGESTRSAAPALPSSAGYLDGRLLIAMPVMGDERFERSVIYLCAHSAEGAMGIIVNHPAGSIDFPELLQQLGIIKKGEHIKLPENAESMKVLRGGPVDTGRGFVLHSSDFYIENATLRIDDGVCLTATVDILRAIANGSGPKHAILALGYAGWAPGQLETEIQSNGWLHCDADSDLIFGDDVDEKYGRALRKIGIDPGMLSNEAGHA
- a CDS encoding CsbD family protein yields the protein MDKDRIVGSAKEFAGRAESAVGDLAGDAQTQASGKAREAAGTVQNLYGQAKDAVRDAGETAAGYAKDAYDKPAETLRDGSQALAKKVQDNPLGALLIAGGIGFALALLMSRPARRPPPRWRYYG
- a CDS encoding TauD/TfdA dioxygenase family protein, whose protein sequence is MTIAIRQLQKHFVGEVSGLDLQKPLTEAEAREVEAAMDKYAVLVFHDQDITDEQQMAFALNFGQREDARGGTVTKEKDYRLQSGLNDVSNLGKDGKPLAKDSRAHLFNLGNCLWHSDSSFRPIPAKFSLLSARVVNPKGGNTEFADMRAAYDALDDDTKAEIEDLVCEHSLMYSRGSLGFTEYTDDEKQMFKPVLQRLVRTHPVHRRKSLYLSSHAGRIVSMSVPEGRLLLRDLNEHATNAEFVYVHKWKLHDLVMWDNRQTMHRVRRYDQSQPRDMRRATVAGTEPTVQQQAAE
- a CDS encoding lytic murein transglycosylase codes for the protein MMLATAVLLPVSANAQAQNGLSNLFGGIFSGPNPAPSQAPPGPGGALPWTGEDGASGHPLMTAAAIREAAANFNNCVAGMWPDAARRNITQENFQRFTAGLTPDLRIMDLMDSQPEFTKSIWDYLDILVNDNRLAKGREVLAKYKAQFDATEKATGVDRYIIASIWGIESNYSTQMGDRSVLQSTATLACIGRRQAYFKDEFLSALEILNRGDLRPEQMRGSWAGAFGPTQFMPTAFKRFAVDGDGDGRRDVVDNPSDLIASTANNLKKDGWQAGQTWGYEVVVPQGFNYMLADRAKAMTMAQWEKLGLKRPANQPFPHPAEKAYLLAPAGAQGPGFLMLQNYRVIMKYNPAEAYALAIGHFADRLRGGQPFVQPWPRQERELSRTERLELQQLLAQRGFYKGTPDGQFGGQTREALRNFQASIGVPADGFASSDVLDRLRGR
- a CDS encoding sensor domain-containing diguanylate cyclase — encoded protein: MLSGWRDVMTRQPWRISAKLLIISSVVTVIGFSAICVNVMLDMRRGEEALARQTLDNLATSIEADISRNIEIYDLSLKAVASNMLLPEINAVSKPIRHLILFDHATTARHFGAIQVFDAEGRLTIDASTLDPPPENRSEEDYFRVHRDDPDAGLFISRPMLFRGAYSIVLSRRISDTDGGFLGVVTGSIRFSYFHELFERLNLDPDDTITVLRRDRTIMMRRPFDLDVIGKNLGTQQSWKADNLKAGGSYAGQGPVDATPRLYVRSTGPGPLFVVAGKPLAAVFELWQKEAYRIGAVVLALILFMLASTLVLAREISRRAEAERKLEEMATTDALTGLKNRRKFDQVIDAEWRRAMRQKTPVALLMIDADHFKAYNDTFGHQAGDQVLVGIAICISDSVRRSGDCAARYGGEEFAVLLPNTSAAEAFNIAETIRGKVQGWSDDQATSTVSCGIAGLVPTTGLDWPVLVAAADKALYAAKAGGRNQSVVASLPKLSLVA
- a CDS encoding SDR family NAD(P)-dependent oxidoreductase: MANELDFSGKQVLVVGGSSGIGNGIAQAFRARGAAVAVCGTRAHPAEYSAQEGSDLTGLSYAQLDVGNAGAVEAFTPSFDHLDVLVLAQGAVLYRRGEFEMAGFRKVVEVNLMSLMACATRFHSMLRDSKGALIMVSSTAAYHSTMGNPAYNASKTGAVGLTRTLGEAWAEDGIRVNGIAPGLVDTKMTKVTTDNPKRLEGALSRIPLRRLGTPADMAGAALFLASPLSSYIIGQTLVVDGGLIL
- a CDS encoding SGNH/GDSL hydrolase family protein, coding for MSKPKSFFKALTETGPLIALGTALAILVSVAGPASAQFFNFPGFGGPPQRQAPPPRNGGGGGWFGGDFFAPFQQQQPQAPRQDFSRAPAPSKRDTTPDKNVLVIGDAMADWLAYGLEDAYTEQPDMGVIRKHKTTSGLIKYQPKGEPADWAAAAKGILETEKPDVIVVMLGLNDRISIREAAPDKATDKDKKNDKGARAKPQGKPGDKAGDAKPDSAAKPDDKPADADLPQDDADNADTPAAAAPEKTARNPNGLYEFRDERWVELYGKKIEELANVLKSKGVPVLWVGLPAIRGPKGTADMLFLDSLYREGAAKAGITYVDVWDGFVDEAGRFLQKGPDFEGQIRQLRSYDGVYFTKAGARKLAHYVEREITRLLAGRSGPIALPSEPATPDTSAEPGKPAPRPLAGPIVPLVAASISTDQLLGGPGSRPAAVDALAAKTMVKGEPLAAPAGRADDYAWPRREVGREQAKGDTPMATTTPDGGAAAPGVPSAAAAIAPPRLAPKKPPVVQQPQQPAQASPSFRDFFGFGSPQPPPRQFAPAPRNPYPNPAIPRPPGNVGRSAEMFR
- a CDS encoding SDR family NAD(P)-dependent oxidoreductase codes for the protein MSEFKELSRSVKGLTVLVTGAASGMGRATARVFAAEGANVAVTDFDEQGALSVAKEIAANAGSAKAWKLDVADGGEIKRVVGEVAAHFGGLDIIVNNAGISVRVAIDDEAYEDAWARGIAVMLTAHPRIIRAALPHLRKSKSPRIVNIASTEALGATALHSPYSAAKGGVASLTRSLAVELGREGITVNCICPGPIRTAITDRISEEHKTIYAKRRTALGRYGDPEEVAHMTLSLCLPAASFLTGAVIPVDGGLMARNA
- the galU gene encoding UTP--glucose-1-phosphate uridylyltransferase GalU; this encodes MKIRKAVFPVAGLGTRVLPATKAMPKEMLTIVDKPLIQYVYDEAREAGIEHFIFVTGRNKNVIEDHFDKMFELDATLAARGKKAEQDILAQNQPEAGAVSFTRQQAPLGLGHAVWCARDIVGNEPFAVVLPDELVLNTTGCLKQMIETASTLGEKSNVIAVEAVPDHLTHQYGICGVGKRTGKMFEVDGMVEKPAKGTAPSNLSITGRYILQPEIFKILETQERGAGGEIQLTDAMIGLAKSQKFYGVEFEGERHDCGSKPGFLRANIAYGLKRPELRDGLIAEMKKYLGQ